TAGGTGTTGTCCATTCTTTCTCCCAGGCCAGAGACGATGACTCAGGGAATAACGGGGCCATCCTGTTCTCCATCCTCCAAGTGGATTTCATCACCAAGGATGGGGCCACGACCCCTTTCCAGGGCTTCTTCCGGGTCACTACCTCCTCGGAGGCCAACGTGTTCACTGGCAGCATTGAGTAACTGTGGGCAGCCCCTGGATGGGGGGGAGGCAAGGGGGTCCCAAGACAGTGAGTTCCCCACCCTGGGGGGTGTAAGTAGGTTCCAGAAGACTCCAGCTTGGGTACCAAGACTGAGCTGTGCTCATCTGTCTTCAATAGGCTGGTGACCAACCTTGATTCCACTCTCCAAGGCGCTTACCAAGTGACAGTCCAGGCCCGGGACACACCTTCAGTGGGTCCTGCTCTGGAAGCCAAAATCACCCTGGACGTGAGTGTTGGGCCCTGTCTCTAGCCCCGGGACCCCCTGCCAGCTCCTGGGTCCCTTGTGCCTCATGTGCCCCACGCCTCCCTCCTGTAGCTCTTCACTGTGGACCAAAGCTTGCGTGTGAGGTTGCAGTTCTCCATGACCAAGGAGGAGGTGGGCGCCAACATGGACGAGATTACCGCGTACGTTTGGAGCACCTAGAGGGGGCTGTGGGGAAGAACAGGGCCTGGGAGTCTGGTCCCTGACAAGACCTGGACGGAATATATGTCAAACCTGTCCCTGACCTGCACTTGATTTTGTCCCTGTCTTCTATCTGTACCTGTACCTGCACTTCCTTTCCCAGTGCTCCTAGAAGCCTAGGGTTGGCTGGGCAGAGCGAGGCCTAAACAGGGCCTCCATGTATAGTTGCGAAGGCTGTGTACTGCACAAGGGCATTGTGCTTGCTCAGTCCTAAACCCAGCCCCAGAGGAAGGGCCTGTCTTGTCTAATTTGCACAGAGGTGCTATCTTAGTAGACAGTGAAGCTGGCCGGAGGAGGCACCCCTTTCTAATTCACACAATTCCTAATTCCCACTGGGAGAGTCCTGGCCACAGGCCTGGCCTAAGGCCCCTACCCTACGCCTCTGTGACATCTGCCCCCTTTTCAGGGCTCTCGTTCAGGCCACCAGGACTACTGTCTATGTTGTGAGCATTCAGGACATAGAATCCACGGCTCGGTGAGTGCCCACAGGCCCAGTGGTTGGAGTGAGGATGAGAAACAGCAGCATGAGGGGCCTGTTGGGTGGTTCTGGACTGTTTACTctttacccctcccccattccagGGCCCGGGGCCGTTCCTACCTTGATGCCTATTTTGTCTTCTCGAATGGGACAGCCCTGACCCTTGATGAgctgagtgtgtgagtggggcTCCCCTTGGGGCGGGCAGGAGGGTGAGCAAAGTGCCTGGGGCATGCCAGTGTCCCTCGGGTCTGAGTGGGACTCTGTGGCCAGGATGATCCGGAACGACCAGGACTCACTgatgcagctgctgcagctgggGCTGGTGGTGCTGGTGAGTGTCCGCTCGGCGGGGCTAATgcgggagttgggggggggtgtccacCCACAACCTCCCTCACACTTCTTCTCCAGGGCTCCCAGGAGAGCCAGGAGTCGGACCTGCCAAAGCTGCTCATCGGTGTCACCACAGGACTGGGAGTGGCTTTGCTGCTGGTCATCGTGCTCATGACCACGGCCCTCCTGTGTACCCGGAAGAGGTACTGCTCCCATCACCCCCGGGGTCTCCAACCCCACCTTTCCCACCATCCGAGACATCTGGTGGGTAGAGAAAGCTTGGGTTTAGGCATCCGGTATATCTGTATTTAATCCTCTGAGACCGTCGTGGCCACTTGGGTAGGTCATCtgcccttcctgagcctcagtttcctttgcaGAATGAGCACAACACTAGATTCCTCAAGGCACACGAGGATGCAATGTGTGTCCTGCAACCAGCAAGATGTCTGGCACATACTATGCATTTCATAAATGctgcctctttttccttttgcaataTGTTTGGAGTCAGCAGCCATATATGCATTTGACTCCAGGCCTTGCCACTGGCCAGCCTTGACGAGTCAGTTCTTTTCTCTGGCTCTTACTTGTGCCCTCTGTAAAATGGCACTAACTCTCTGACCTGCCAGGGTTGTTGTGAAGTCACACTCTCAGTGCCTGCACTGGGCACACAGTGGGTGTGCAGGGAAAGTAGTgacccccccagcccccggtTCTCCACAGCTACCACCGGAAGCTTCGGGCTGTGAAGGCTGCCAAGGAGGCCCGGAAGACAGCGGCAGGGGTGATGCCCTTAGCCTCTGCCATCCCTGGGACGAACATGTACACCACTGAGCGGTGAGTGGGGGTCGAAGAGTGGGTAAGAGGCTCCATGGGGTGTCTGAAGTTCACAACTGCTTGAATAGGACTTCTCTCCAGGGCCAACCCTATGCTGAACCTCCCCACCAAGGACCTGAACTTTGAGTCCCAATCCTCCTCCAGTGACCTAGACCACATGAGGTAAGCAGTGACCCTCACAGCCATGCTGGTCAGAGGTGGTGGTGGTACAGGTGgtgatggtgctggtggtggtggagatgatggtggtagagttggtggtggaggtgatgatgatggtggtggtggagatgatggtggtggaggtggagatGGTCATGTGTTGATGGTGGTGGAGGCAATGGTGGTTCTTGGTCATGGACAAGGAAGACTGGGGCTACTAACTATCTGAGCTCCATCATCTCCCCCACAGTCTCAATTCCCTGGATGACAACTCTATCGACCTGGAAAAGGACAAGGAGATAACCAAGGCAAGATGGGGGATGAGTTGGTGTCTGGGGCTTCTTGACTTGGGGTCCTTCTCTGAAGGGTGGGGTTCGGGACAGAGCTGAAGGACCTGTTGCCGACAGGCACATGTCTCTGCACCAGGCCCTGGGAAGCCCATGGCTTTGGAATAGGGTCCAATCCTTGCTTTTCTACTGGTTCACTGTGACTTGGGGTAGGTTACTGCCCTCtggttctcagtttcctcatctgtaaatggggatcaGAACACTAACCATGCAGAGCTTTTTGAGGATGAAGTTAGAAAGGGTATGAAAACCACCTGGCATGAAGCAAGAGCTAAAAAATCTGGTTCCCTCAGTTTATACCCTTTGTATGAAAGCTGGCAGGGTGCAGGGAAGAAATCTGGAGGTGGACATAATCTAGTAGAGAGGGTAGGCTCAAATACACAGCAGTGCCACCATTTGTTCAGTAGGTGAGATGGTTCAATTAGATCAACAGTTCACACAGCCTGGGCTGCCACCCGGAATCACACAGGAGAACTCTTCAGACACGCCAATGAGGTGTCACAGCCTGGAGATTCTGATCCAATGGGTGGGGTGGGCCTGGGCTTGAGCGTGTTGTTAAAGTTCTTGAGGTTCTAATGTGCAGGCTAGAGAACCAGGGAGTAGATCAGCAGGCGGGGTGTGGGAATGTTGCACAGGGATCTGGCTGTAACGTGGAGGCCTCCAAACAGACCCCCAAAGCTGGAGGTCATGGATGGCAATCCagggtgccaggcactgctgaAGTGGGGTGGATGGCTCATTTCTGGTTGAAGATGGTTTGGGACCAAAACTCCAAAGAACATGTCTGCGGGGAACTGAGGAAGAAGAGAACACTCTTGTGGGTTAGAACTTGTGGCCAGGCAGGTGGCCCCTGGTGGAGGCCAAGGCTGACCCCTAGAGGGGAGTGGAGTCCCAATTTCAGGTGGGGCTGGACCTGTgggttgggaggggcagggagcctgagagaagagtctagagagggagagaagctgggCCACTGAGAACCTTCAAAAGCCAGAAAAGAGCCAAGACTGTCCTAGGATGACAGGGGGTTGTTATatttcagagaaatgaaaggCCCAAGGTTCTACCACCTCTCCTGCAACAGTGGGTGGGCCTGGGGGTCTCTGGGTGAAGAACACAGGTGGGGTCTTTTTCCGAGGATCTCTTGGTGCCCCAACTTACCCAAGACCTCCATAAACGTTTGTGTGGAAGGTCTGAGAGACCTGAGAGGTGATCTAATCCAACCTTCACAAGCAACCAAGGCCAGAAGGCTCTGGGTGCTAACCTGCCTGAGGTCAGAAAACATGCAAGGCAAGGGCAGACCAGAACTCAGGTCTCCTGTCTCCAAGGGTAGGTTGAATTTTCCTAGGCTGCACTGCACCCACGGCTCCCACTGGGGGTCTATGGTGAGGACTCTGAGGAGCCCTGTTTAGTCCTTCCTGGGGCCCCTCAGATGTTCTACTGTTTACCAGGGTCCGGAAGAGCCCTAGTCTGGAAAAAGCCTGTGGAATGCCCTGGGGACGATGGTGGCAGGGACTCTGCCCCCATAGGTGTCCCTGTGCTGGCGCAGCTGAGCCTGGGGGATGGTTCACAGGAGGGCATCCTTGTGAGGAGGTGTGAGTGTGATGCAAGCTgcatggggagagggaagaggaaaggcagGAAGATGAGTGTGTGCCATGATGAACTGCAGGTGGGACCCTGGGTGTGACGTGGCCCTTtaagggtggcagagggagatgccGAATTCAACCAGGGGCAGCAATGGACAGTTTTTAGAGCCAACAAGACCAGTAATCCAAAccctgctctgcctcttcctggccGTGAgagccctctgagcctcagtttccacatctgtaaagtggggtaCAAGATCCCTCCCTCAGGGGGTTCCTGCAGGTACTGTAGGTAATGGATGGACTGCGCCCAGGACAGTGTCTGCCTTGGGGTGCAGGTGGCAGAAACTGGATCGGACTGACCCCTGGCACAAGACGCAGAGCCTGGCATTATTCAGGCTTGGGAAGGACACCAAAGTCCTGCTGTGTCCGTGGAGCAGGGCAAAGGCCAGAGTAGACCTCCCCCCTCAGGTCCACCCCTTCACCTGTTCACCTGAGCCCATCTGCACCATTAGTGGCCATGGTCACCTCTGGGACACAGCCAGGAACCTGAGGCCCCAGGAAGAGCAGATGGGACCCCAGTTAAGGAGCCATCTGTCATGGGCTTGAAGACTCCCCTAAGGACTGGGGAAATCACCCCATCTCTGCCCTTCacactttccctccttctccccacagaATGAGCCCCTACACAGTCCGATGGAGCTAGATACGGAGCCTCTGGGCGTGGTGCTGTCAGGAAGGAAGATGGACAGAGGCGGACAGCATGCGTTGCCCTTCACCAATGCTGGCCTGGACACCACAGACCTGTGATGTCCCTGTCACAGGACCCTTGctgcagagccccacgtgggcccCCACTCTTCTGGTCCACCTCAGAAGAGGTCTTGTCACCCCAAACCACACCTACCCCTCTCTGAACACAATAACATATGCTACTCTGTCCCCTTCTGCTTGTAGCCAATCACAGCTGACAAGAATTGGGGGAAATTTTATTACCAATGTATATTGTGACAGTTTGTAGCCAAAAACTGTGGCTGGAGGGGTGGGAACGGGGTATTGAGTGGTCACAAGGGACTCGTGGGGCTCACAACACACAGGGATGAGGGGCGGGAGAGGGCAGCTATTAAAGGACAACTGTGGTTGTAGAGTGAGCTCTCTGTCCTGCCCCCAATACCCAAGACCAGCTGTCAGGCTGCCTGGGACCCAAGAACCTTCCATGAGCTTCTAACTGTGATTCCCAGACCTGTCTGAGACTCTCCTTTCAACTGCTGCCCCAGGCACTCCTGCAGCTGCCTTCCCCCGGTCAGGAATTGTGAACAGTGTCCAGTGAGGGTGGacagggctgggggcggggccagaTGAGGGGGAGACAGGAGTTGGGGACAACTACCAGCATGCAAGACATGCCCGGGCCATGGGGGCCAGCCCACTGCAtggacacacacactcttccaGGGGCCCCATATTTGGAGCCTTGAACTCTCAGGGGTCTCACACACCAATCCTTGCACACTTGGACCTTTTGTACACAATCTCTCCCATTCTGGAGACCTGGCAGCCACTGAAGACTTCAGCCTACCAGTCTGGACATCTCAGGAGGCTGCCTCAGCTCTCAGGGCTGGGCCTGCTGGGCAGATCCCCGAGGTAACCCAGtgtgacagggagggagaggagctgaGAGCTGGAAGGGGACAGGGGGGTGTCAGAGCTGGGTTCGTGGTCCCATGACCATGAGGGGGCCGGGCAAGAGAGGGTTCATTGGTGAgtttggcaggggagggggctggaaagAAGAGGATGAGAAGGCCCTAGAGGCTGCCCACCCCTCAGGAGGCCTCCCGCCCGTTGAGGGGATCCCTTCTAGGATCTTGGGGTCAAGAAGGGAGCCTGAAAAGGTTGGAAACCCGGGCGTACAAAAGGGGAGCAGATCACTCGGCCGTGGGTCCGGCTCGGGAGCAGCACCGCGGCCGGCGCACACTCTGCAGCAGCGCGCGGAAGAGGCCGGGCGGGCGCTTGGCGGGACCCTCGGGGGGCGCGGCGCGCACCGAGCCCGCACGACCAGGGCCCGGGCGggcggccggcggcggcggcgcgggcgccCCTTGGCGGCCGTGCTCCTCGATCTGTCGCTCCAGATGCTTCTGGATGGCCATGCCCAGCACCTCCACCTCCATGGCGGCGCCGTACACCTCCCACGTCATGCCCTTTTCGTCCCAGCTCACGTCGCGCACTGGCTCGGCCGCCTCCTGGGGCGCCACGGCGGCCGCCAGCGCGGAGCCGGGCCGCACCCGCACTTCGGGAAAGGCGGGCGGCGCTGCCGGCGGCGCTGCCGCCTGCGGCGTCATGGGCCCGGTGGCCACGGAGCGCGTCTCGGCGGCGCCCAGCGACACCTGCAGGCCCGCGTCCCGGCGCGAGGGTGGCCTGGGCGCGGGGCTGGGCGCTCGAGGCGCCGCCTGGAAGCTGAAGGCCGGGCCGCCCGCGCCGTCCTGCGGAGACATGGGGCTCACGGCCACCGACACGCAGGCCAGCGCGCCCGCCTGCGTCCCCGCGTCCTCGCGCGGCGGGGCGCTCGCCTCCCACGACGGCGCCTTAGTGAAGTTGTCGCGAGTCCGCGGCCCAGGCGGGGGCCCTGCGGCCTCCGGGCCGGGGCTTCTCTCGGCCCCAGCGGCCACCAGGTCTTTCCGGCCTAGGCTGGAGAcctctgtgctgggcacgggCACTGGCTCCAAGAGGCCTCCGCCACTACTGGCCCCCGCGGGAGAAGGGCCTGGGCCGCAGGGTTTGCCTTCTgactgcctggaggaggaggcctcTGCCTTCTCCAGAGTCAGGGGGGCCAACTTCCCAGAGGCTGGGGACTCTGCTCTTCTTGGAGGCGCGGCATCGGCCTTCCCGGGGATCACAGGCTCCACCTTCCCAGAGGCAATAGGGTCTGCTTTTCCTGAGGCTTCCGGCTCCCCTTGCCCCAAGACCAGTGGCTTCTCCTGCAGAGATGCAGCCTCTGCTTTTCCGGATGAAGCAGGGCCCTCCTGCCCAAGGGGCTTTGTTTCTGCTTTGCCCTCAGACCTGGGTTCTGCCTTCCCTGAGGCCCTGGGGTCCACCTTGGCGGAGTTCATAGGATTCCCCTTCTCTGGGGGCAGAGGGTCCACCTTTCCCTCTGGGACAGCTTCTGCTTTTCCCAAGGATGCCAGGACTGTTTTTTCTAGAGTCACGGGGGCCACTTTTCCCAAAGACACAGAGTCCGCGTCTCCAGGAGGAACGCTTtctgccttccctctgctcacGGCGTCTATCTTGCCTACGGCCAGGGGATCAACCTTCCCTGAGGCTGTGGGACCCACCATTCCAGAGGCCATAGGACCTGCCTTCTCTGAGGACAGTGGATCTGTTTTCCCCTCAGTCTCTGTCTCAGCTTTTACAGAGGATGAGGGCCCTGCTGTCCCCAAGAATTTGGGATTCCCTGGACCTGAGGGCTCAGAGTCTATCCTTCCTTTCGATTCAGGATTCACTTTTCCAGAAGATGATGTTTTTGTATTTCCCACAGAAATGGGATCCACGTTTGTGGAGGGCACGGGGTCCTCTGTTCGTGATGAGATAGTCTCTGTCTTTCCGCTTGACCTCGCTTGTGCCCGCCCAGGAGACAAGGGTTCTGGCTTTCCTGAGGGCCCAGGATCCACCTTTCCCACCCTGCCCGAAGACCCAGGATCCACGTTTTTCAAAGACGTGGTTTCTGTCTTTCCTGAAAATACAGCGTCCACCTGCCCGGCAGATGTGGTTTTGATCACTCTCACAGACGCGGGCTCTCCCTTTCCCAGGGAGGTAGGGTCCGTCTTCCCCAGGAACTGAGAGTCCTCTTTTGTGGAGGACACAGTTTCCACACTTCCCATACATGCAGGGTCTGTCATCCCCGAGTGAGTAGCATCCATCTTTCCTGAGGACCCCAGAGCCACTATTCCCGGAGACACAGGCTCAGTTTTGCCTGATGACCCTGCGGTCAGTGTTGCCAAGGACCCAGGGTCTAGCTTTCCTGCAGCTGCAGAATCTGTGTTTTCCAAGGACCGAGGATCCATCTTTCCTGAGGGCCCAGGATCTCTCTTTCCCAAGGACACAAGATCTGCCTTTCCCACCGAGGAAGCAGCCGCCTCTTCGGAGGCCACAGGAAGCTCCTTTCCTGAATACCTGGG
This region of Ursus arctos isolate Adak ecotype North America unplaced genomic scaffold, UrsArc2.0 scaffold_15, whole genome shotgun sequence genomic DNA includes:
- the GPRIN1 gene encoding LOW QUALITY PROTEIN: G protein-regulated inducer of neurite outgrowth 1 (The sequence of the model RefSeq protein was modified relative to this genomic sequence to represent the inferred CDS: substituted 1 base at 1 genomic stop codon), whose amino-acid sequence is MGVVTMFVITWAPADGLHMGTEMTPQQLQSTSAHARGGARGESAERARGTAARSPRVRPPAPPEAAEAARAVAAAARAGAQRAKETERQHCRPQTGGFAAPRILGDKGPRGSASHPPALARILRATYCHPLQPLAPLGSAEDPAWLQLLXKNSSPPAPQPTALCCPQDGSLGAGNPAMRDCCPSQQKASPAPPRHKPAPSPGMDSRHSSPSGAGEGASCSEGPAGSLACPSLTYIPPQEAATKETLGAHGALISGTPETTFSGKPEPVSSVKTDPSSWENRNPMFLEKMDSKSSKQADSASVGKEEAGSLRKADPMFIVKTEPAILGKGDPLSSGRMDPMTLRKEDPGPLGKVDPVCSDKGGPVPPGREDPAPPAQADPEFPRKEGPRYSGKELPVASEEAAASSVGKADLVSLGKRDPGPSGKMDPRSLENTDSAAAGKLDPGSLATLTAGSSGKTEPVSPGIVALGSSGKMDATHSGMTDPACMGSVETVSSTKEDSQFLGKTDPTSLGKGEPASVRVIKTTSAGQVDAVFSGKTETTSLKNVDPGSSGRVGKVDPGPSGKPEPLSPGRAQARSSGKTETISSRTEDPVPSTNVDPISVGNTKTSSSGKVNPESKGRIDSEPSGPGNPKFLGTAGPSSSVKAETETEGKTDPLSSEKAGPMASGMVGPTASGKVDPLAVGKIDAVSRGKAESVPPGDADSVSLGKVAPVTLEKTVLASLGKAEAVPEGKVDPLPPEKGNPMNSAKVDPRASGKAEPRSEGKAETKPLGQEGPASSGKAEAASLQEKPLVLGQGEPEASGKADPIASGKVEPVIPGKADAAPPRRAESPASGKLAPLTLEKAEASSSRQSEGKPCGPGPSPAGASSGGGLLEPVPVPSTEVSSLGRKDLVAAGAERSPGPEAAGPPPGPRTRDNFTKAPSWEASAPPREDAGTQAGALACVSVAVSPMSPQDGAGGPAFSFQAAPRAPSPAPRPPSRRDAGLQVSLGAAETRSVATGPMTPQAAAPPAAPPAFPEVRVRPGSALAAAVAPQEAAEPVRDVSWDEKGMTWEVYGAAMEVEVLGMAIQKHLERQIEEHGRQGAPAPPPPAARPGPGRAGSVRAAPPEGPAKRPPGLFRALLQSVRRPRCCSRAGPTAE